In Hahella sp. HNIBRBA332, the genomic window ACTCCAGGTCAAGCAGCGCCTGGTCGGTGTGGGTGTACGCCGGCTGTGAGCCAGGCCAATGCAGGGCGACGATAAGCGCCGCCTGCGCCACCAAGGCGATGGATAGTAATTTGGTCCACTTGGCGTTCATCTATCAAGCCCTCCCTAATTCCAGCATGCCGGCGTAATAGCTCTGCCGGCGGTTGAACCATAAGCGGAACAATGCATACAACAACGCCAGTCCGGCGATCGCCAGGCCGTAGTTCAGGTATTCCCAGAACTGTTGGCGCTCTGCGCTCATGGGGTAGAGCGTATTGGCGAAATGGCTGCGTGAGCGGATTTGCAGCAGACTGCGATCCTCCAGCGACCAGTCCACGGCGTTTTGCACCAATTGCATCGAGTTGAGATAAGGCGCTCGTTCTGTGGAGCTGATCAGGCTGATGGTCTGGTCATTCAGGAACTCGTTGGAGGAAAACAGAATGATGCGCGCGGACTCCGGCGATTTATCGATTACGCCGCCGAAGTGCGTTTTCTCTTCTTTGTCTTCTTTCTGTCCGGGCTTATCGCCGTCAGTGGAAGTTTGATCCGCTTTTTGCGCGTCGTCGGCTTTGCTCAACAGAGGCGACTCCTTGCCTTTGAACGAGGACTCGAAACGCCCTTCCAATGCGACGCCCACCAGATAGGATTCCGGTTCGCCCTCGCTGGTCCAGGGACTGACGTGGCCGTCGGCAGAAACCCGAGGCGTTACGTCCAGCTTATCGGAAGCCCAGGATTGCGGCGAAGAGCGCAGCAATTCCGTGACCTGCAGCGCTTTGGTTTTCTCTTTATCCAGCTCAATGGGGGAAGCCCAGCTCATGGTGACGTTAGGCAGACCGGAGGTGATTGCGGAATCCTGATTCATGCCGGTGTCGCGAATGTCGGCGAAGTAAGGGTAATCCAACAGACGTATCTCCCGGAACGACATGCCGCCCACATTACGCGTGACTGGAATGGGGAAGCTGGCGTTCTGTGGGTCCAGCACCATGGACTGAGCGAGATTGATCCCGTAATTCTGCAGCCATGTCTCCAGCCCGGAGGTGTGTTTGCCCGCCGTGAGGGAGTTGGAGGTCATGCGGGTTTGGTAGGGGGATGTGGACAACAGTACTGTGCCGCCTTTCATCAGGAACTGGTCAACGGCGAACAGCTGCTTGTCGGACAGGGACTCCGGCGCCGCCAGCATGAGAATATCTGCATCTTCTGGGACCAGGCCATCCTTCAGGTCGACTGTTTTAACCGTCATGGTTTCCATCAGCTTGTCGTGCAGCGTTTTGAAGCTGGGAGAGCTTGGCTGACCGAACTGCTGCATGTAAGGCTTGGCGTCGCTTTCCGGAACCACCAGCGCCAGCGTCTTGGTGAAGCCCGCTGAGAAGCGCTTCAGGCCGCTTTCAATATTACGCTTGAGACCTTCTTTGTCGAGAGAGTCGGGTAGGGCGATCTGCACGTATTGTTTGCTGTCGTTCATCAGCAGATAGAAATAGAAGCGCTCATCGGACAGCAGGCTGGTGGCCATCGGTTGCATGCCGAAATCCTGCTGAATCTGCTGCGCCAGCGAGCCGTCGCCTGCGTTGGGGTCCTGCAGTTCATAGCTGAACTTGCCGTTGGACTCCTGTTTGATCTCCGCCAGTACGTCGTTCAAATCCTGCGCCAGGGTTTGCAGTTCTTTCGGCAACTGCTGGGTGGAGGAGACGTAGCCGTTCAATTTTACCGGGGTGTTAATCGTGGCGAACAGGTCGCCCTGGCTCTGGTAGGCGTACAGCACTTTCTTGATGGCTTTGGTGATGTCGTATTCCGGATTGCGCAGGCGCACGTCCAGGTCCGATTCATTGCGGTCCTTCACTTCGATCAGGTCGCGGAAGCCCAGTACTTCGAATTGATCGCCGTAGCTGATCAGCACGTTGAAGTAGGAGTTCACCAGTGACGCCTGATACTTATCCGACACCTGGAAAGGCACAGGGCGGATGCTGTATTTGTTGTTGGCTTCGTCTTCCAGCTCGGGATTGCTTTGCGGGTCGACGAACTCCACGCGTACTTTACCGCCGCCGGCGACTTCATACTCTTTGATCAGATCCCGCAGCTGGGGAACCAATGGAGCCAGCAGAGGGTGGGTTTTGGCGGAGAAGTAACCGCGAACCAGCAGAGGCTCCTGCAATTGGTTCAGGTAGTCGCGGGTGGCGTCGTTGATGGAGTACAAATTGCCGTCGGTGAGGTCCGCACGCAAGGTTTTGACTTCGCTCAGCCACAGGTTGGCGGCGAACAGGTTGGCGATCATCAGGCCGGAAACGGCGTACCAGGCGCGATGGTTGGAGCGGGCGCCATCGCTGTTGGCCCAGCGCTGTTTCTCCAGCGCCAGCACGTTAAGCGCGAGGAACATGCCGACCAGACTGAGATAGTAATACAGGTCGCGAATGTCGATGATGCCGCGTGTGACAGACTCAAAACGGGAGCCAGCGCCCAATTGTTTCAGGACTTCGCCTGTGGAGTATCCAAACAGGTCCACCAGCGTGTCGGACCCTAACAGATACAACAGTGAGCAGACCAACACCGTGACGATCAGACTGACGATTTGCGAGTCATTCTTAGCGCTGACATACAAGCCAATGGCGAGGTAGGCTGCGCCAAGACACAGAGTGGCCACATAGGCGCCGATAACCGGTCCCCAATCCAAATGCCCAAGGTAAGACACGGTGAAGGGGATCGGCAGCGTGAGCGCCAGGGCAATGAGCAACAGAATGAAGCAGGCGATAAATTTGCCCAGCACCAATTGCAAGGGCGTCACGGGCAGCGTCATCAGAAACTCGATGGTGCCCATGCGCTTTTCATCGCTCCACATGCGCATCGTCAGCGCCGCCACCAGGAAGATCAGCAGCAGCGGCATCCATTCAAACAGGGGGCGCACGTCTGCGATATTGCGGGCGAAGAAGGCTTCCACCCAGAAGAAAATAAACAGGTTAACCGCCAGAAAGGCGGCCAGGAAAACAAACGCCACCGGCGAAGAGAAGAACTGAGAGACTTCCTTGCCGGCCATCCGTAATACGCTTTTTTCAGGCAGCATAGGGAACCTCCGCGACTTGATTCACTTCCTTGAATACGGTTTCCAGGTCGCGCACTTCCGGGTGCAGCGCGAGGATGGGCACATGGGCGTTAATCAGCTTGCGCGCGACGTCGGACACGAAGCTCTCGTCCACATGCAACAGGGAAGTGTTGAGCGCGTAGGTGGACGTGCCGCCATCGGTGGCGATCGGATGGATGTCCTGTAAGGCGCCCAGGTCCGCCAGCGCGCTCTTTATCTGCGTCTGGCCTGCACTGCTGCGCAACAAAAGACGCTGCGACTTTTGCAGGTCCGCCAGAGAAGAATCCAGCGCCAGTTCTCCGTGACGAATCATCAGTACGCGGTCGCACATGGCGCTCACCTCTTGCATGATGTGCGTGGACAGTATCACCGTGGAATGGCTGCGCAACGACGTGATGAGATCGCGCATGTGCTGTATCTGAGAAGGGTCAAGGCCGTTGGTGGGTTCGTCGAGAATAAGAATTTTGGGGCGGTTGATGATGGCTTGGGCGACGCCAACTCTTTGCCGGTAACCCCGGGATAAGGTGCTGATGGAGTTAAGCGCCTTATCCCGTAAATCGGTGCGGGCGATGGCGTCTATCACCGCCTGACGGCGCTTGTTCGCAGGGGTTCCTCTTAGTTGTGCGGCGTAGTCCAGATAATCCACCACGGTCATTTCCGGATAAGTGGGTGGATTTTCCGGCAGGTATCCCATCTCGGCGCGTAACGCGAGTGAGTTTTCGCGCATATCTTTGCCATCGATGAGGATGCTGCCTGACGAAGGCTCAAGATAGCCCATCAGCATTTTCATGATCGTGGTTTTGCCGGCCCCGTTATGGCCAAGCAATCCGACGATGCGGCCGCTTTCGATATTGAAACTCACGTTATTGACGGCGGTGAAGTCGCCGTAATGACGGCTGAGGTTCTGGACATTGATCATGGAATCATGTCTCCCTTCTGACATTTACAACGAATAATGCTTATTGATTGTGCTCGGCGTTGCGCCGATATGATTCCGGGAGTGTGGGCCTTTGGCCTTTCGACGTCAAAACGCCAATAAACCCGATTCCCGGGCGCGATAAAAAATAGGGGCTTAAATATAAGAAAAAAATACCTCGACCGAACAAAATTAATGAAATTTAACCACTTGTCGCGAATCAAGCGCACGCCGGAAAGTCCCGGCGCGCAGGGGAAAGGTCAGGTGGAAGGATTATTATTAACATGGCGATGATATTGACATGTTAGTAGTCAGGCGCATGGATGCGCCTGCGCGGCGGCTAGCCGCGGGAGACAGGGCCTGACATGTGCAGGCCCTGTCGTTGCAGACAAATAGAAGGAAGCTATTTGTCTGCCTGACTATTAATCAATTGCAAGGCGTCGCTGAGGCTGGCGGCGAAGCCCAAAGCGCCTTCGATGGGTTTGACATTGGCTTTGGCCAGGGTGCGCAAAGGTTGAAACTGCAAGTCCGCCAGGATGAGTCGGCGCCCCCGTTGCTGGCTCAATTGGACGAACTTGTTGAATGCGGAGAGCCCGCCGGCATCCAGCAGGGACACGGCGTCCATGTACAGAATCAGCCCCTGTTTAGTCTCGGTCAGCATTTCCAGCTCGGAAAACACCCTGTCCGCTGCAGCGAAGAATAAGGGGCCGTTGATCTTATACACCGCCCAATTGTCAGGTAGCGGCGTGGAGATCAGCTTAGGATGGCTGGAGATATCAGAGACCTTGGTCATCATCGATATATCGCGCATGAACAGCAGCGCCGCCAGAACGATGCCGGCGGAGATCGCCAATACCATATCGAATAACACAGTCAGCGTGAGGCAGGTCATCAATACAAAAATATCGCCAGTAGGCGCTTTCTTGATCAGTGCGACGACTTTATGCGCTTCGCTCATATTCCACGCCACCATTAATAGCAGCGCCGCCATGGAGGCCATCGGCAGATAGGCGAGCAAGGGACCCAGGGCGATCAGACCTGCCAGGACCACTGCAGCGTGAACCATGCCGGAGACGGGGGACTCTGCGCCGGAGCGGTAGTTGGCGGTGGAGCGTGCGATGGCGGCGGTCGCGGTGATGCCGCCGAAAAATGGAACCACCAGATTGCCAATGCCCTGGCCGAGCAATTCGCCGTTGGCCTGATGGCGGCGTCCGGTCATGCCGTCCAGAACCACGGCGCACAGCAACGACTCGATAGCGCCCAACATGGCGATGGAGAACGCCGCTGGCAGAAGCCGTTCAAAGGTGCTCCAGGTCCACGCCAATGGCTGACCGTCCGGCCCAGGCTGCAGCCAGGGCCAGGTGAAGTCCGGAAATAAGCTGGGAATGCCGTGGCCCACGCCACCGTCGGCGAGCGGATAAGTAAAGCGAGAGCCGATGGTGTCTACAGGATGCCCCGCCGACGCCAGAGCGAGTGACACGGCGACGCCAAGCAGAACGGCGGGTAAATGTCCGGGGATCGGCATTTTCAGTCGCGGCCACAGTATCAGTAACGCCAGAGTGAGTGACGCCACCAGGACATTCGCCCAGTCCAGCGTCGGCAGCGCCAGCGCCAAGGTATGGATTTTGTCGATATAGGATTCCGGCATTTCGGCGAGCTTGAGTCCGAAAAAGTCTTTCACCTGTAAAGTGGCGATAACGATAGCAATACCGGAGGTGAAGCCCAGGGTGACGGATTCCGGGATGTATTCGATCAGTCTGCCCAGGCGGGCCAAAGCCAGTCCGACCAGAATGAAACCGGACATCAGCGTCGCCATCAATAGTCCTGCGAGCCCAAACTCGGATGCGATGGGGAACAAGATCACCACAAAAGCGGCGGTGGGACCGGAAATGCTGAGGCGGGAGCCTCCGGTCAGCGCAATCAGGAACCCGGCGATCATGGCGGTGTAAAGGCCGTGTTGCGGCGGTACGCCACTGGCGATAGCCAGCGCCATGGCCAGGGGAATGGCGATAATGCCCACGGTCACGCCGGCGATCAGGTCCTTGCGAAAGCGATGGAGGTTATAGGGTTCTTTGATGCAGCTATCGACAAAGGCGCTAGCCAGACGTACCGAACGCAGATGCGCGCGATGTGGCATATGGACTCCGAAGATGTGAGGTTAAGGGACTCGTCGCCGGAGTGGTCCGCCGTGAGGGGGGGACGCAGTCAGACGCGCCCTTAGTTTAGCATGGCGCGAGGTCAAAATTGTTATGTGATTGATTTTAAATGAAATTATTGGTGGTTTGAGGCTTGGGTCGTTCTCAGCAGCTTTAGGCGAAGTCAGCGCAAGCCTGGAAGGTCATATCCTCGCCAAAATAGGGATGCCTAAAACTCAGTGACTGCGCATGTAGCAGTAGACGGTCGCTGGCGGCCAGCGCTTCCGGAGAAGCATAGAAACGATCGCCCAGAATTGGATGTCCAAGGGACAGCATGTGTACGCGCAGTTGATGCGAACGCCCGGTAATGGGGTATAGCTCCACCAAGGTGGCGTTTCTTTCCCGCGATAACACTCGATAGCCTGTCACCGCTGGCTTGCCGTGTTCGAAACAAACTTTCTGTTTGGGGCGGTTGGGCCAGTCGCATATCAGAGGCAGATCCACTTCGCCCTGGTCTTCCTTAATTACGCCCCAGACTTTGGCGATATAGGTTTTGCGCACTTCGCGCTCCATGAACTGCCGTTTCAGCTCCTTTTCCGCCTTGCGCCTCAGGGCCAGCACCAGCACGCCGGATGTCGCCAGGTCCAGTCGGTGTACGACATGGGATAGAGGGTGTTTCTCCTTTACCCGGCTCCAGATACTGTCATACAAATGCGCGCCGCGTCCCGGGCTGGTGAGAATGCCGCTGGGTTTGTTAACGACGATAATATCTTTGTCTTCATACAGCGTTTCCAACCAGGGTTCGGTTGGGGGAGAGTAAACGAAATTATCTTGCATGGGCGGAACGGCTGGCCAAGTGGAATAATAAGCTCCCAGGGACGGGAATCCGGCAGTTATAAGGCGGTTCGCAGGATAAATCAATCAAGTATTGTTATCGCTGAGCCGGCGGTCATACACTATCTCAGCGCTGATCTTTGGCGCGCCTGCGCCCAAAGCAAGCCAGAGATCTGATAACAATAAAACCATGGCGGGGGATAGAGAGTATGGAGCGTAGTTACCTGACGACCTTATGTTTGTTGATTTTCCATCAAATTGACGCTGCTTACTGGAAAGAGTGGGAGATGTTTCAACTTCCAGGAGGCGTACAGGGATATCTGATTTTCAACATGCTGGCGTTGCCCATACTGCTTTACGGGTATCGACAGGTGTTGCTGAAGAAACGCAACGCGCCCCTGTTTTCCTACGTCTGCGCGGGTCTCGGCATCCTCACGTTCCTGATCCATGCCGGCTTTTTTCTCACTGGTTACACGCAGTTCAAGTTACCGCTATCCATCGCGTTGATCGTCGCCTGTCTGGTCAGCGGTCTCTGGCAGTTTTTTCAGACCCGGTTATACGAAAGACATCAGCGCTGACGCGATGGCGTCAGCCTATGCCAGGTCTTGACGAAACGGTGCTTGTCACCCAGTGAGACCGCCCTGTTGTCACAGGCCTGAGCAAAAGCCTCGCGACATCGCCATGAGCACACAACTGTACGCGAGATGTAATGAATCAAGACGAAATCCGCCAGCTGATTATTCAATCCGCCGACACCAGAGGCTTCACCGATCGCCTATTAATAAAAGAGCTGCGGGCGCAACTGGCGCCATGTGCTCCCTCTGAGTTATTTGAAGGTTTGTACAGTCTATTCCTATCCGACGAAAGCAATTATAGAGATCGGCAAGAACTGGCTGGCAGGCTGCTGTACAAGCTATACCCACGGTTACGCCTGGATCTGCGGCGGGTGATAAAAGATTGCTTGGCGACCTACTACATCAGTGTGGAACAGCTGCCGCAATACCTGGTCTTGCTCTGCGGCATAGAGCGCGTTGTGATGGTCGTGAATGAACTGGCTGCGACGGAACTGACAGAAAGAGAAAGAATCAGTCTGAATGTTTTCAAATTTTGGCTGGGTATGGACTGATCACTCCGATACGCCTGAACCTACATTGTCCGCCTTATAAGATTTATGTCGCGGCAACCACAGCGATATCACCGCGCCTCTCCATTTTTATCCCGCATTAGAAAAAAACTGAAACTTAATCGTATATTTCGTCACCAAGAGAATAATGCAAATTTCTAGTGGGGACATATTGATGACTCATGGCTATGAGACCGTACAGAGTTTTTTATCTGCTTTAGGTAAAAAAGTGCAATCGAATTAAATTTGGATCGAAACGGGGTTTGTTTGTTAGAGGATGATAGAGGGTTCGTCTGGCAACTTGAAGTCTTAGGAGATGAGGTGCTGCTTTCATGTGAAATGATGAAAATAAGTGATCAGGACGGCAATTCGGCTATTTCCCTTTTGGACTTTAATCTTAATCTAAATAAAACAAAAGGCGCATGGTTCTCTCGTAATGCCTCTTCTGGAATGGATTTGCTATGTATATGTAGACCGATTATTTATCTGGATGAATATTCTTTTGAGTCATTGTTGCTCGGCTTTATGAAGTCCAGTGCTGACATTAAAGAAGAGTTAGAGTTTCAATTAAGTAAAAAAGCGGGCGCAAAGGAAAAAGAGGTGTCCCGACCAAACTTTGCTTCTTTCGTATAAGTCCATATCAATAAAATTCATTAGAATAGCCAGGAGAAGTCAATGGATCCTATCGTTGGGAACGCTGCTAGTTCAAGTCATCAGGTAAACACTGCAAATCCAGCCCAAGGCGTTGTCGGTGGTCAGAGTGTCGCTACTAGACAAAGTCAAGGAGGTCATAGCGTGGGAGGAGATGTCGCGTCGTTGGAGACGTCTCATGCTGAGGCCCCATCGGGGTTAAAGGCAAAACCTTCTGCTCAAGAAATTTATGATCATTTCAAAGGTGACTATAAGAGTGATGATAGAAGTAAACCTTATGAAATTATGAGAGAAGTTACCAAAGATAAAATTAGTTTCGACACTGAAAAGCCAAGCCTTAATGGAATTCAGAAACGGGCATATCAAGCGCTAAAAAATATGCCTATGACACTAAGGCATTATTCTACTAATCAGCAAGCAAAAGGCCAAGAGCCGCCATTTAAAAGTATTGCTTCAAACTTTGAGTTGGTGCATAACGGAGTCAAAGATCTTTCGGGCGGAAGTTCGTCAAATACGAATCAAAAGGATTGGACTCATTGCGGTAACACAGCATTTACTTTCTTTCTTGTTAGTATCGACGGGCAAGTAAGCGACAAAGCAAAATTTTTGGATAACTGCACTCATTATGCTGAGGTAGATTTATCGAGTGATAGTGCGAAATCATTAGGAGAGATATGGGCTTCGAAGGATTTACTGGATGAGCGTGATCTCGGTTCAGCAGTAGCAATTAAAGGAACCCCCTCTGAGTTCAAAGATTTGATATGCCTTCATTTGGCGAAAAAAGGGGCGCTTGGAATGAATGTAGACGCTAAGAACGCTGTGGAAAAGCTTGATACAGCTGTATTTAAGGGTCTGCCCGAAGTTAAAGTTCCAGGGGCTGTTCAAGTTGCCGAATGGAAAGCTAAATGATGGGCTTTAGTCTATATAGAAAGGCTGCTCATTCTTTTGCGTCCTGCTTTTGTCGGTATGTCGCGGCAACCACAGCGATATCACCGCAGTCGTCGCAATAAATCCAGCGGAGGTCCACAGGCAGGCGGCCAGTCCGGCAGTTTGGAACAGCCAGCCTGACAGGATGGTTCCGCATAGGCGCCCCAAGGCGTTGGCCATGTAGTAGAAGCCGACGTCGAGGGAGACGCCTTCTTCTTTGGCGTAGCTGACGATCAGGTAGCTGTGCATTGAGGAGTTGACGGCGAAGACGGCGCCGAACATCAGCAGGCCTGTGACGACGATCAGCCCCGGCGGCGCTTGCAAATACAGACCCATGGCGATCGCTGCAGGCGTCGCCGCCAAGGCGGCCGCCCAGACCACTGCGCTGGCTCCGTCTGGCGTTTTGCCCGCCGTTAGTCTGGGGGCGGCGGATTGTATAACGCCGTAGCCGATAATCCAGGCGGCGAGGAAGCCGCCCACACCCCAAAAGTCCCAACCCAGCTGTTCGCTGAGGAAAACGGGCAGGGCGACCACAAACCAGACATCCCGCGAAGCAAACAGAAACAGCCGTGCCGCGGACAGAATATTGACCGCTCGGCTTTGCGAAAAAATATCCCTGAACTTGGGTTTGTTCTTCGCTTTACCCATGTCCTGTTTCAGCCAATACAGACTGGCGATCCAGATCACCATGATCGCTATCGCCATACCCGCAACGGATCCGCGAAATCCGACCAGCGCCAGCAGGGCTCCGCCAAGAAAGAATCCGACGCCCTTCAGCGCATTTTTAGAGCCGGTCAGCAACGCCACCCACTTATATAACTTGCCTTGGGCATTGGCGGGGACCAGCAGCTTGATCGCGCTTTTTGCGCTCATCTTATTGAGGTCTTTGGCGACGCCGGACAGGGCCTGGGCGCTCATTACCCAGGGAATGCTTAACCAGGAGGAAGGAACCGTCAGCATGGCCAGCGCGATGACTTGTAGCGCCAGCCCCAGGTTCATGGTGCGATTGAGACCGATGCGGGCGCCGAGCCATCCTCCGAAAAGGTTGGTGACGACGCCGAAAAACTCATAAAAGAGAAACAGCAGCGCAATGTCCAGTGGCGCATAGCCGAGCTGGTGAAAATGCAGCACCACCAGCATCCGCAAGGCGCCGTCAGTCAGAGTGAACGCCCAGTAATTGCCAGTGATCAATAAATACTGACGCACCTGCGGCGACAGGCTGGCGATGAAGGACATAACGACTTCTGCTCCCAATGCCTCTGTTATGCGGCGCCGACCATGCGCGCCAATTCCACCGTGCGGTTCGCGTAAGCCCACTCATTGTCATACCACGCGTAGACTTTCACTTGCGTCTCGTTCACTACCATGGTTGACAGGGCGTCGATGACGCTGGAGCGGGGATCGGTGCGGTAATCAATGGACACCAGCGGGCGCTCCTCATAACCGAGGATGCCTTTCAACTCGCCCTCCGCCGCCTTTTTAAACAGTGCATTCACTTCCTCCACAGTGGTGGGCTTCTCCACTTCGAATACGCAGTCAGTGATAGAGGCATTGGCCAGGGGGACGCGAATGGCGTGTCCATTGAGGCGGCCCGACAGCTCGGGAAATATTTCCGTGATGGCGGTGGCGGAGCCGGTGGTGGTCGGAATCAGGCTCATGCCGCAGGCCCGGGCGCGACGCAGATCCTTGTGCGCGGCGTCGAGAATGGTCTGAGTGTTGGTTATATCGTGAATGGTGGTGATGGACCCATGGCGTAAGTGCAGGTTTTCATGAATGACTTTCACCACGGGGGCCAGGCAGTTGGTGGTGCAGGACGCGGCGGTGACGATGCGATGCGCCTGCGGAATGAAACAGTGATCATTGACGCCCATCACCACGTTCAAGACGCCTTCTTCTTTCACTGGCGCAGTAACCACGACGCGTTTGACGCCCTGAGCGAAGTAGGCCTGCAGTAACTCTTTTTTGCGCATTTTGCCGGAGGCCTCAATCACGACGTCGCACTCCGACCAGTCTGCGCCGGGGATGGATTTTTCCGCACTAAGAGCAATGTGTTTGCCATTGATGTCGATGCCATCATTGCTCGCCATGGCCTCATGCGCCCAGCGACCATGAACGGAATCAAAATTCAGCAGGTGGGCGTGAGTCGCCGCATTGCCGGCGGGGTCATTGATGCGTACAAACTCCACCTCTGGCCAATCCCAGGCGGCTCTAAGCGCCAGGCGACCAATGCGGCCAAAGCCGTTGATACCGATTTTTATTGTCATAACCAACTCCTGTTTGCGTTGTTTATCCAGCTATATGGCGATGCCTGCAGACTTTAGCAGCAGGAACGGGCGCTGTCGGGTTTTATCGTGCTGGCGCAGCAGCTTTTCTCCGCGGAGGAAGTCATCGCCTCCTGCTTGGCGGCGCTTGTGTCGCCATAGGTGGGAATGGCCTCCAGGCTGTGAAAAGCTTCCCAGGCGACGCCGTCTGGATCCACGGTCCAATGTTTGTTGGAGCGGGCGTAACAGCAGGCGGCGCCTTCTTCCTCTTTCATGGGGCGACCAGCGTCCTCCATTAACTGTCGCACCAGATCAAGCTCATCTTCGCTCTCCACCTGGATGCCCAGGTGATCCAAACCCTGTTTGGCGGAGCGATCAGAAATGGCGAAGTTGACCCGGGGATCATCCAGTTTCCATTTTGCGTAG contains:
- a CDS encoding ArsI/CadI family heavy metal resistance metalloenzyme; the protein is MKRLHVHLSVKDLQASVRFYSGLFAVEPTILKDDYAKWKLDDPRVNFAISDRSAKQGLDHLGIQVESEDELDLVRQLMEDAGRPMKEEEGAACCYARSNKHWTVDPDGVAWEAFHSLEAIPTYGDTSAAKQEAMTSSAEKSCCASTIKPDSARSCC